The Acidobacteriota bacterium region TGTTTTCCTGCAACCAGCCAATAGTCCAACGGAACGGGTGGTGTGGTTTGGAGACGGTGGACTCTTCCGGTTTGAATCGCCCGCCGGAAATGACGAATCCCGACTGAGAATCGGAAGCTTTGCCGGTGAACGGGACTTTGACATGGTGATTGTCGAAGGCCGAAAGCTCACCACGCTGGTGGATGTCTTGAATAACGACACACCTGAGCAATAGTGAAGAGAAAGGCTTTTAGTGTTCAAGATTTGTAATCCAGACAAATACAATTTTCTCAATGGCTTGACTTGTTGAGTCAAAACTTCAAGTTTCCAGAACCCGCCGTTGATGATCAAACTAATTTTCCTGCTTCTACCGGATTTTGTGTTGGGGACAAATCAAGAGCGCCAGGAAGTCAGTACCACCTGCGTGAGCGGGTGGGTCAGCCAGCTTCCAATCCCACCCGCTCACGCAGGTGGTACTGACAAGTCCTTTATTTTCAACACCGGCCTGGTCCAACACAAAATCCGGTAGAAACAGTAATTTTCAAGCACCTTTCGTGCGAATTGGTTTGGATAGGTAGCCAGTGGTCGTGCTCAAAGCAGCACGACCACTGGCTATTGTTTATTACCCTTCAAACAACAAATAGCCAGTTTATTCAACCTGAAGAAAAAAACGAAGTTCATCCTGGCTGTGAAACAGACGGGGTTTCAAACCTTCAATGAATGGATTAGACTGCGGCGTTCTAAAAGGCTCAGTTTTCCAACCCTGTCATATCTCCCTGAACTTTCCATCAAGCCCCGTTTGCCAGCTATGAAGAATGAATTTTGAATTCCCGACTGTCCAGGTTTTCATAAGTCATAATTCATAGTTCATAATTTGAGTCGTTTTTGAGGTGTTGTGTGTTTCGCAGTTCTCGCATGAAGGTTCTCATTGCTGGTTGTTTTCTGACTGGTGTCGGCCTGGTGGTCGCCGTAACGACGTATCAAACAAAGGCGATGCGTGAACTCAAGCCCGATTTAGCCACGGTTGACTATGCCGGGTCAGAAAGCTGTCGTCAGTGTCATCAAGCGGAATTTGATCATTGGAGCGAGTCGCACCATCACAAGATGACCCAGGTGGCGTCGCCGCAATCGGTGGTTGGAGATTTCAACAATGCCACTTATACCTTCAATGGCGTTACGTCGCGGATGTTTCGGCAGGGAGATGAGTTTTTCATGGAGACGCTTGACCCCAGCGGCCAAATGGCAACCGCGAAAATTGTTCGAACCATCGGGTCACGTCGGTTCCAGCAGTATGTGACCCAGGTCGGCCCGACGTTCTGGCGGTTGCCGATTGCCTGGAATATTGAAAAGGGGTACTGGTTCAACTTACAGGGATTATTTCTCCACGCCGACAATCCCAATTTTAGTCAACACACGGCCATTTGGAACCAAAACTGTATTTTCTGCCACAACGTGAAGGGCAATCCGGGAATGGACTTTGACACCCGGCAGTTTGTCAACACCAATGTCAAAGAACTGGGCATTGGCTGTGAAGCGTGCCACGGACCTGGAAAACTGCACATTGAGAAAAACCAGATACCCGGCTGGGCCTGGTTGCGCAAAAAGGTGCGTGCCGACGATCCAACCATTGTCGAGCCGAAGAAACTTGAGAAAACGACCGAACTTCAGGTGTGCGGGCATTGCCACGGCCAGCGAATTCCGGCTCAGGAAAATGCCATTCGCGACGTGATGGAAAAGGGCGACCCTTATACGGCAGGTGAAAACCTCTCAAAATATTTCACGCCACTCAATATCACGTCCAAAGTCGGAACCTACAGTTTTGCCCAGCGGTTTTACCCGGATGGCACACCTCGTCTGACCGCTTATGAATACCAGGGTGTGTTGATGAGCAAGTGTTATCAGGCCGGGGAAATGACCTGCAACAGTTGTCATGATGTTCACAAAGGCCGTCAGCAGTCGCTCCTGACTGACGACATGCGGGGCAATACCGGGTGTGTCCAGTGCCATCAGGACATCAAGGCTCGACTGACCGAACACACTCATCATAAAGCCGACAGTAACGGGAGTTCGTGCAATGAATGTCATCGCCCACGGATCATCTTTGGGCTGCTGACTGCCAAGCGTACCCATCGCGTGCTGAATCCCAACCCCGACAAAAGCCTGACGACGGATATGCCCAATGGGTGCAATATGTGCCACCAGAAGGAAAGCACCGCCTGGACTTCGAAATACCTGACCGAGTGGTATGGTCCGGAACATGCTCTGACGGCTGAAAACCAAACCCGCCCTGACGCCAGCCAGTCAGAAATGGTTCGGGAGCTGTTTAGCGTTGATCCGTCAGCCCGGTGCGTGGCGGCCTGGGCGCTTGGCCAGCCAGGGGCAAATGAAAACAGTGACGCCGCCAAATGGGCAATTCCGTTTTTGATCGAAGCGTTGCGCGACCCGTACCCGGCGGTTCGGTACTTTGCCTATGATTCGCTCAAGCAACTGACTCAGGACGACAACCTGAAATTCTTCTATCTGGCTGATTCCAAAGATCGTGAAGCCGTCATTGCCTCGTTTGTGACCTGGTGGGAGAAATCCCCGAAGCCAGATGCCAGATATCGCCCAACAACGGTGCCGCTTGATGCCCGTTGGATGATTCCAGCGACCGAGCAGGCCAGGTACAAAGCCAGCATCAACAAAAGCTTATCAATTGAAATCGGTGAATAAAAAAGTCCAGAGTTCCGCCATCAGGCGGCCTTGTCATTTGAGAAAGGAAAATGTGTTTGTGGAAACTCAACTGATTGAAGTCTCAACCGGCGCTAAATTGTATGTTGCCAAAGCTGGCACGGGGCCGGAACTGATTTTGTTTCTCCATGCTGTGGGCGGAGACCATTCGTCCTGGATGCCCCAGATCGAGGCATTTCAAGATCGCTATACCTGCATTTCCTTCGATCAACGTGGCCACAGCCGGTCTGAGATTCCGGAGATGCTCCTGGAGCATATCAATGTGATGACCTTTGCCGAAGACGCCGCCGCTGTAATTGCCCATTTCGGCTTTCGTCGGGCGCATCTGGTTGGGCTTTCGATGGGTGGCGTGGTGGCACTAAAGGTTTTTCGCCGGTTTCCACACCTGGTTCAATCCCTGACACTGGCCAATACCTGGGCGTTTCATCCTGAAGCCGAAGGCCGAATTGTCTTTATGCAGCATCAGTTGGAAGAAATGAGCCTTTCGAAAAGCTCGGAAATGCTTATTCCGGGATTGTTTGCACCAAAAACGGCTCCGGAAATTATTGAACGGGCCATTCGAGTTGAAGCCGCCAAAGATCCAGATGTTTTTCTGGCCTCGTGGCAATCCATGTTCGGCGTTGATTTTCGCGATTTACTGCCATCCATCAACGTTCCGGTCTTGCTTCTTGGCGGCACCGAAGACAAAGTCACCCCAACTGACCCGCTCCTGACTGAAATCTTTGCAACTGTTCCAACTTCGCAACTGGTAAACATTGACGGCGCCGGGCATTTCTCAAACCTTGACCATCCAGCGGAATTTAATCGGGCCCTGGGCGTCCATTTGGGGCGTTCCCGAAGTCGAAGCGGCGCCAAAACCCAATTTCAAGCCAATCCAAATATCAAACTTGAGGCTGACACCGTGGCTCAAGGGTTGATGGCCATGCTTTCGCAGCGTGGTGTGGAGTGTTTCTTTTCAAATTCCGGGACGGATTTCACCCCGATTATTGATGCCCTGGCGCGGTACCAGAACAATGCTGAATTCAAGCTCAAGACGATTGCGATTCCCCACGAAAACACCGCTATTGCCATGGCGCACGGTCATTACCTGCTGTCTGGTCGTCCACAGGTCGTGATGGCTCACGTCAATGTTGGAACGGCAAATATGGGACTGGGAATCATCAACGCGGCCCGGTCACGGATTCCAATGCTGGTCCTGGCCGGGAAAACGCCCTGGTATGAATCAGAGGTTGATGGATGCCGTACCAATTTTGTGCAGTGGGGACAGGATACCTTTGACCAGGGCGCCTATTTTCGTGAATTCACCAAATGGGATTATGAGTTAAAGGGCGCCTTCAACCTGGAAACAATTGTTGATCGGGCCCTGGCAATTGCCGCCAGTGAACCTGCCGGTCCGGTCTATCTCACACTTCCCAAAGAAGCTCTGTGCCAGAAGCTCGAAACGCCGTTTCAGATTCATCAAACCCCGCGTCAGCAACCAGCCGGAACTCAGGAACCAACCGCCGATGCGCTTTCTGTGGCAGTTAACCTGATTCAGAACGCCAAATCTCCTTTGATTGTGACGGCTGATGCTGGACGGTTTCGCGGTGCGGTTGAAGCCTTAATTCAGTTTTCAGAAACGTGCGCCATTCCGGTGATTGAGCACGGCAAACGCAATTTCTTTAATTTTCCAACTGAGCATCCGTTGCACCTTGGCTTTTCACCCTCACCGTATGTTGAGCAGGCCGACCTGGTCATTGCGCTCGAATGCCCTGTCCCCTGGATTCCGGCCCTGTCCCAGGTCAAACAGCCGCCAACTTTAATCCAAATTGGGGTGGATCCGCTCTTTCAAGCCATTCCCATGCGCAGTTTCCCAGCCGATGTGGCTCTGGCCGGAGATCCAGCCGCAACCTTGCAGAAACTGACCCGGTTGCTCAACCAGTGTGAGAATTTGGAACATCGCGCCCAACGTCGTGAAACCATTGCCGTGGAACACAACCGGATGGTGTCAGCCTGTCGGACGGCAGCGGCTGGCGATAGTTCGAAATCGGTGATTACCAAGCGGTTTCTGTCGTGGTGTATTGGGCAGGTGGTGGATGATGAGACGGTCATCTTTAACGAGTACAACCTGGATCCACAGCTTGTTTCACGCCGGTTGACCGATAGCTGGTTTGAAAATTCAGTGGCCAGCGGTCTGGGCTGGTCGCTTGGGGCCGCACTCGGGGCTCAACTGGCCAGACCTGAACTCACGATGGTCGTCACCCTGGGCGATGGGAGCTATTTATTCAACACTCCGCTTTCGGCACACTATGTGGCCGCAGCTTACAATCTGCCGATTATCATTGTGGTGTTTAATGACAGTGCCTGGACCACGATCAAGAAATCCTATTTAGGCACCACACCTGAGCCCTGGGGTGTCAAAAATAACACTTTCCCGCTGTGCAATTTTGACGTGCAAATCCATTTTGAAAAACTGGCTGAGTCGTGTGGCGGCGTTGGATTGACGGTTTCTGAACCCGGAGATGTGATCGAAGCCCTCAAGCAAGCATTTCATATTTCCCGGCAGGAGCGGCGGCACGTTCTGGTCAATGTGCTTTGCGAGCGGGATTGAAAGCAAAAGACCAGTCCCTGGAAATTCAAACTGGTTGGTATCAATGGCTTCGAGTGTTTGATGATTCTAACAGCGGTGCGGAAAAAGTCGGGTTTCGCCGTCCAGGCAAAGGTTGTCAGACTCAGATGAGCATTCCGTAGCTGCCTTGGAATAGCTGAACCCGGTAGCCCGTTAACTGAGTGGGGAGACTTTAATGTCAATAACTTACAAGCAGAAACAACTGCTCTTCTTTTTGTTTTTCCTATCTGGATTTTGCGGTTTGTTGTATCAGGTTGTATGGATTCGGCTGGCGTTTGCGTCGTTTGGGGTGATTACTCCAGTACTTTCGGTCATTGTTTCGGTTTTTATGGCTGGGCTGGCTGTTGGATCCTGGGGCGCCGGAAGATATGTCAGGAGTCTGAGTCGAACCCTCAACTGGTCTGTCGTTACTCTGTATTCAGTTTCAGAATGCCTGATTGGTATTGGGGCGGTTGTGGTTCCTTACTTGTTTCGATTTGGTGAGCGATTGCTGCTTAACACCGGAGAATCAAATTCAGTTCTTCACCTCGCACTCACGGCTGTGGTTATTGCGATATCAATTTTCCCGTTTTGTTTGTGTATGGGAGCCACCTTTCCATTGATGATGGCTTATGTGAAAGCCAGGGAAACGGAAAACACAACAAGCTTTAGTTACTTATATTTAGCAAATGTAATTGGAGCAATGTGTGGAACATTAATAACCTCAGTTTTTTTAATTGAATTGCTAGGGTTTTCCAGGACCTTATGGGTTGCAGGGGTATCAAATTTTCTGATTGCTGGAATCAGTTTCGAGTTGGGGCGCAGACACCGGGAACCACAGCTTGAATTGCCTGATCCGGTTTCCTCCTCTTTGCCGACAAACACATTTTGGAAAGATGCTCGATTTCGAGTGGCCCTGGTCATTTTATTTACCACAGGTTTGACTTCGATGGCTTTTGAAGTTGTTTGGACCCGGGCATTTAATTCTGTTTTAGGCACTCAGGTTTACTCGTTTGCCTCTGTACTGTTTGTTTATTTGCTGACAACCTGGATTGGGGCGCTTATTTACCGGCATGATTTTGACCGAAAAAAAGAACATTCTCTTTCAAGTTTGATTGCCTGGTTGGTTTTGGCGGCATTGTTACCTATTTTGCTCAATGACCCTCGGTTGCAAACGACACTTTCCAACTTGTTCAAAATGGATTTGAGATGGTTTTGGGCATTGGCAAGCATCGGCCCGTTCTGCGGTATTCTGGGTTATTTAACTCCGGGTTTAATTGATCAGGTGTCACTTGGTAACCCCAAGGAAGCTGGTATTGCCTATGCTTTTAATATTCTGGGTTGCATTCTGGGGCCGCTATTGACCTGTTATATTTTTCTGCCTTCTTTTGGGGCTCAAACTTCAATCGTCATTATGACCTTACCCATCGCTGGGCTGTTTGTGCTTAAATTCAGAGAGTACAGGCCATTTTTTGGATGGGGAATTGGAGCACTGACTGTTGCCGCCTTGATTGTATCAGGAGCTGTTGCCCGAAGTTATGAAGGTGGAAATGCCCAGGTACAGGGGAAGAATTTTGAACTACGTCGGGATCATGTTGCGACTGTGATGGCT contains the following coding sequences:
- a CDS encoding thiamine pyrophosphate-requiring protein — translated: METQLIEVSTGAKLYVAKAGTGPELILFLHAVGGDHSSWMPQIEAFQDRYTCISFDQRGHSRSEIPEMLLEHINVMTFAEDAAAVIAHFGFRRAHLVGLSMGGVVALKVFRRFPHLVQSLTLANTWAFHPEAEGRIVFMQHQLEEMSLSKSSEMLIPGLFAPKTAPEIIERAIRVEAAKDPDVFLASWQSMFGVDFRDLLPSINVPVLLLGGTEDKVTPTDPLLTEIFATVPTSQLVNIDGAGHFSNLDHPAEFNRALGVHLGRSRSRSGAKTQFQANPNIKLEADTVAQGLMAMLSQRGVECFFSNSGTDFTPIIDALARYQNNAEFKLKTIAIPHENTAIAMAHGHYLLSGRPQVVMAHVNVGTANMGLGIINAARSRIPMLVLAGKTPWYESEVDGCRTNFVQWGQDTFDQGAYFREFTKWDYELKGAFNLETIVDRALAIAASEPAGPVYLTLPKEALCQKLETPFQIHQTPRQQPAGTQEPTADALSVAVNLIQNAKSPLIVTADAGRFRGAVEALIQFSETCAIPVIEHGKRNFFNFPTEHPLHLGFSPSPYVEQADLVIALECPVPWIPALSQVKQPPTLIQIGVDPLFQAIPMRSFPADVALAGDPAATLQKLTRLLNQCENLEHRAQRRETIAVEHNRMVSACRTAAAGDSSKSVITKRFLSWCIGQVVDDETVIFNEYNLDPQLVSRRLTDSWFENSVASGLGWSLGAALGAQLARPELTMVVTLGDGSYLFNTPLSAHYVAAAYNLPIIIVVFNDSAWTTIKKSYLGTTPEPWGVKNNTFPLCNFDVQIHFEKLAESCGGVGLTVSEPGDVIEALKQAFHISRQERRHVLVNVLCERD
- a CDS encoding fused MFS/spermidine synthase, whose protein sequence is MGATFPLMMAYVKARETENTTSFSYLYLANVIGAMCGTLITSVFLIELLGFSRTLWVAGVSNFLIAGISFELGRRHREPQLELPDPVSSSLPTNTFWKDARFRVALVILFTTGLTSMAFEVVWTRAFNSVLGTQVYSFASVLFVYLLTTWIGALIYRHDFDRKKEHSLSSLIAWLVLAALLPILLNDPRLQTTLSNLFKMDLRWFWALASIGPFCGILGYLTPGLIDQVSLGNPKEAGIAYAFNILGCILGPLLTCYIFLPSFGAQTSIVIMTLPIAGLFVLKFREYRPFFGWGIGALTVAALIVSGAVARSYEGGNAQVQGKNFELRRDHVATVMAYRTGDSATGGTLLVNGVGITKKSTITKFMAHLPMVFCPHKPESSLVICFGMGTTYRSLLSWGGQATAVELSPSVTASFGFFFKDAEQILRNPKGKIVVDDGRRFLQRTNQTFDVITIDPPPPAESAGSSLLYSEEFYQLVKLRLHPDGVFQQWFGEGDDQCPKAIAQSLCKVFPYVRVFHSVEGWGYHFLASSRPIMNPDPAVFSAKFPESAHNDLVEWVPQWSEPKDFPTFLNFVLSKEIPVQQTLPTNPNQRITDDRPFNEYYLVRRYLLN